ACGGTCAACATGTCGTCCTCCGTCGTTGTCGTCAGTCGGCATACTGGCGGTAGGCCTCTTTCCTCCGCCTTGGCTGATAAAATGCTGCCTCGCTATCAGCTTCCTGTTCCAAACTTGGCGGACCACTGGCTGGCTCATAAAAATGTAAAAAATAGATAAAGAAAAAATGTTCGGCAAGCAGGTAATGGAAGCGCGTTTACCGAATCTGGATGGGTATGAGCTATGCTGAGCGGCTGGCGCGGTTAAAGAAAGACAGAAAACGGTAAACACAGGGTGAAAGCATGAACAATACAATTGACGGGAAAATACTTGATAAAATTGTAAAAAACACATTAGACGCCATTGAACAAAGCAAGTTGCAGATTTTTGATATTTATGAGGCCGCGAAGAATGAAATGGAGTCTGTGAAAAAAGATGTGGAACGGGTAAAGCAGGCTACAGTGGATATTATTTTCGTCGTGGACGAACTGGAGCAAAAGGAAAAAAGAGCCCGGCTGAAACTGATGGCTGTAAGCCGCAATTTTCACATCCACACCGAAGAGGATATAAAGAAGACATATGACGAGACCAAGAATATCCAGGTAGAGCTGGCGGTGGCCAGGGAGCATGAACAAAACCTGAAACGGCAGCGGGATGATCTCGAGATTCGCCTGAGGTCGCTGAAAAAGACGGTAGATAAAGCCCAGAATTTAGTTTCCCAGGTCGGGGTGGTGTTAGGTTATCTGGGCAGCCAGATGGAAGGCGTGGCCGTTCAACTGGAAACCCTGCAGCAGAGCCAAGCCTTTGGCGCGAAAATTATCAAAGCCCAGGAAGAAGAACGCCTGCGGGTGGCGCGGGAGATTCACGACGGTCCGGCCCAGGCTATGGCTAATGTGGTCTTTCGGGCCGAGGTCTGTGAGCGGTTGATTGATGTGGATGTGGAACGGGTAAAAACCGAACTGAAAAGCTTAAGGACTCAGGTGCGGGGCTGTTTGAAAGAAACCCGGAAGATTATCTTTGATTTGCGGCCCATGACTTTGGATGATTTGGGATTATTGCCCACGGTGCGGCGATTCTTGGAGACCATGCAGGAACGGAGCGATATTATTTGTGAAGTCCGGACCATTGGTGAGGAAAGACGCCTTGATCCTTATGTTGAA
The nucleotide sequence above comes from Propionispora vibrioides. Encoded proteins:
- a CDS encoding sensor histidine kinase, whose translation is MNNTIDGKILDKIVKNTLDAIEQSKLQIFDIYEAAKNEMESVKKDVERVKQATVDIIFVVDELEQKEKRARLKLMAVSRNFHIHTEEDIKKTYDETKNIQVELAVAREHEQNLKRQRDDLEIRLRSLKKTVDKAQNLVSQVGVVLGYLGSQMEGVAVQLETLQQSQAFGAKIIKAQEEERLRVAREIHDGPAQAMANVVFRAEVCERLIDVDVERVKTELKSLRTQVRGCLKETRKIIFDLRPMTLDDLGLLPTVRRFLETMQERSDIICEVRTIGEERRLDPYVEIGLFRVIQEAVNNVEKHAQASKVLVFIEFRRDFVMAIVDDNGRGFDVDSAAIGVESFGVLGMRERINLLKGRLEIKSEEGKGTRVIIKIPLN